One Serratia liquefaciens genomic window, GTGCGCTTTCGGGTTTGCTGCATGGTCGAGGCTCCTTTTCACCAACAAGCATTGCTTATCGATATTCGTGAAGTATTTATAAGAATTCTAAATAAACAGACACCAGCAAAAATCATTCCCACTTTGACGACGCAGCCGCGTTAATTGCGCGTAGAAAGTTGCTCGGAAATTAGCAGAAGGCAAATTCCATAGCCAATAATTTTTACAGAAATGTTAAGCAATTCTCTTTTATTGCATCAAGCCCGATCTGTACCCCTCGGACGAGGGTGACAGTTACACGATATAAAACACTGATTTTAATCAGGTAAAATAAAACAAGCCTTGCCCTGGCGGCGCACTGCAAGCTGACACAGCAGACAAAGAAACATTCAGTTAACAAAGCGGCCGTTCAAAGAACAAACACCTGCTTATGTGCGGTTAATCACTAATAACACCTGGATGAAAGCGAGACAAGCCCTACAGAATGATGTGATTAAATTAACAGCGAATTTGATGTTAGGAGGGGGAAAAAGGGCAATAACTGGGGAAGATAAGGGGTAAAAACAACGCTTAGCGTTTTATTGAGCAACAAATTGAGATTTATGCCACATACTGGTGCAAGTGAATAAAATTCATTCATATTGCGCACTATATTAATGCGAACCAATAATTGATTTTAATTTTTAAAATTAATTTGAGTCGTGAATCGCCCTATTCACGACTCGGTCGCCGGATTACAACAGACCCGGGAATATGGCCTTAATGCCGGTAACGATAAATTCGATACCTAAAGCCATCAGCAACAACCCCATGATTCGGGTGATGACGTTAATGCCGGTTTGCCCCAATAAACGAACCAATAAAGGCGCGGCGCGGAACAATAGCCAGCAACAAAAGGCAAAGAGCGCGATCGCCAGGGTAAAACCCAACAGGTTTTGCCAGCTATGATAGCGGGAACTCCAGACAATGGTGGAACTGATGGCACCCGGTCCGGCCATCAGTGGCAATGCCAGGGGCACTACGCCGATGCTTTCACGGATTGCGCTCTCCGATTTTTCCTGTTTGTTCTGTTTGTCTTCCCCCAGTTTGCCGCTGATCATCGACATCGCAATGGTGACCACCAGGATGCCGCCGGCAATGCGGAACGAGTCAATGGAGATGCCGAACATGCGCAAAATCCCCTCCCCCAAAAACAGCGAGGTCCAGAGGATTATGGCCACCGACAGGTTGGCGGTCAGGTTAGTTTTATTGCGCCCCGCCGCCGCCTGATAGCTGGTCATGCTGATAAATACTGGCAAAATGCCTACCGGGTTCACCAGCGCAAACAGGCCGACAAAAAATTTAATGTAGCCGGAAAAATCCAACAGAGATTGGCCCACAAATGACTCCGCTTTAATAGCTTTAAAAGTGACACTGCCTACGCGCGCTAATGTAATGGAATTGCCACGGGTAATCCATTGGTCATGACCGGGATTTTTATCTATTAATGTGGTAAATAATAAAATAACTCACCACTGTTAATGCAATGTACGGTTTATGATTTTTTATGTTAGAAAAAGTGCCAGGCATCGCAGTTATCAAGAATGATTCTCAAAAACCTTGGCTGAATGGTGTCAGCATGCGATTTTTTTGATTTAAATCACATAATCACTACCCAAGAGTAGTTAAGCTCTTAGTCGTAGTCAGGGAGTAGAACAGGTTAAGGAAAAAGTGGCATCTCTGTTCGGCCCGCTGTCTTCTCCTGCTGAAGCATCGGGTAAAGCTCTTTAAGCAAATCAGCAACATGCAGCACAAAAAGATGGGAAACCTTTGTTTTTAAAACAGCATTTTCCACCGATCTGTCTATACTAGTTGCTCGCACGGCTGATTTACTGAAAGAGTTTAACATTATCAGGAGAGCATTATGGCTGTAACAAATGTCGCTGAACTGAACGAGCTAGTTGCACGTGTCAAAAAAGCCCAGCGCGAATATGCCAACTTCACTCAAGAGCAAGTTGATAAAATTTTCCGCGCTGCTGCCCTCGCCGCTGCCGATGCCCGTATTCCTCTGGCTAAAATGGCCGTTGAAGAATCCGGTATGGGTATCGTTGAAGATAAAGTGATCAAGAACCACTTCGCATCCGAGTTTATCTACAACGCCTATAAAGATGAAAAAACCTGCGGTATCCTGTCTGAAGACGATACTTTCGGTACCATCACCATCGCCGAACCTATCGGCCTGATTTGCGGTATCGTACCCACCACCAACCCAACTTCCACGGCGATTTTCAAAGCGTTAATCAGCCTGAAAACCCGTAACGGCATTATCTTCTCTCCGCACCCTCGTGCGAAAAACGCCACCAACAAAGCGGCAGATATCGTGCTGCAGGCAGCGATTGCCGCCGGTGCACCAAAAGACATCGTCGGCTGGATCGATCAGCCTACCGTTGAACTGTCCAACCAGCTGATGCACCACCCTGACATCAACCTGATCCTGGCCACCGGTGGCCCAGGCATGGTTAAAGCGGCCTACAGCTCCGGCAAACCGGCCATCGGCGTGGGTGCAGGTAATACCCCGGTGGTGGTTGACGAAACGGCGGATATCAAACGCGTCGTGGCCTCTATTCTGATGTCTAAAACCTTCGACAGCGGTGTGATTTGCGCCTCTGAGCAATCCGTCATCGTGGTTGACTCCATCTATGATGCGGTGCGCGAACGTTTCGCTTCCCATGGCGGCTACATGCTGCAGGGTAAAGAACTGAAAGCCGTGCAGGACATCATCCTGAAAAACGGCGGTCTGAATGCGGCTATCGTCGGTCAGTCTGCACCGAAAATCGCTGAAATGGCAGGCATCAAAGTTCCGGCAAGCACCAAGGTGCTGATCGGTGAAGTGAAGCTGGTCGATGAGTCAGAACCTTTCGCTCACGAAAAGCTGTCGCCAACGCTGGCCATGTATCGCGCCAAAGACTTTGAAGACGCGGTCAGCAAAGCGGAAAAACTGGTCGCCATGGGCGGTATCGGTCACACCTCTTGCCTGTACACCGACCAGGATAATCAGCCGGAACGCGTAGCCTTCTTCGGCGACAAGATGAAAACCGCGCGTATCCTGATCAACACCCCTGCTTCTCAGGGTGGTATCGGCGACCTGTACAACTTCAAACTCGCTCCGTCTCTGACGCTGGGCTGCGGTTCCTGGGGCGGTAACTCCATCTCTGAAAACGTCGGTCCAAAACACCTGATCAACAAGAAAACTGTAGCGAAGCGAGCAGAAAACATGTTGTGGCATAAACTTCCGAAATCAATCTACTTCCGCCGTGGCTCACTGCCAATCGCGCTGGAAGAAGTAGCGACCGACGGGGCAAAACGCGCCTTCATTGTGACCGACCGCTACCTGTTCAACAACGGCTATGCAGACCAGATCACTTCCGTTCTGAAGTCACACGGCATTGAAACCGAAGTGTTCTTCGAGGTTGAAGCGGATCCAACGCTGTCCATCGTTCGTAAAGGCGCTGAACAGATGAACTCCTTCAAGCCAGACGTGATCATCGCACTGGGCGGCGGTTCACCGATGGATGCTGCGAAGATCATGTGGGTCCTGTACGAACATCCGGAAACCCACTTCGAAGACCTGGCGCTGCGCTTTATGGATATCCGTAAACGTATCTACAAGTTCCCGAAAATGGGAGTGAAGGCAAAAATGATTGCCGTCACCACCACTTCAGGCACCGGTTCAGAAGTTACGCCATTTGCGGTAGTGACCGACGACGTGACCGGTCAGAAATACCCACTGGCAGATTACGCATTGACTCCTGACATGGCGATCGTTGACGCCAACCTGGTCATGAACATGCCGAAATCCCTGTGCGCCTTCGGTGGCCTGGATGCGGTAACTCACGCGCTGGAAGCTTATGTTTCAGTCCTGGCGAACGAATACTCCGACGGTCAGGCGCTGCAAGCGTTGAAACTGCTGAAAGAGTATCTGCCAGCAAGCTATAAAGAAGGCGCCAAGAACCCGGTAGCCCGTGAGCGCGTGCACAATGCCGCAACCATCGCCGGTATCGCGTTCGCCAACGCCTTCCTGGGGGTTTGCCACTCAATGGCCCACAAACTGGGCTCCGAGTTCCATATCCCACACGGTTTGGCCAACGCCATGCTGATCTCCAACGTCATTCGTTATAACGCGAACGACAACCCGACCAAACAAACGGCTTTCAGCCAGTACGACCGCCCACAAGCACGTCGCCGCTACGCTGAAATCGCTGACCACCTCGGCCTGAGCGCACCGGGCGACCGTACCGCACAGAAAATCGAGAAGTTGCTGACCTGGTTGGACGAGATCAAGGCCGAACTGGGCATCCCTGCTTCAATCCGCGAAGCCGGCGTGCTGGAAGCCGATTTCCTGGCGAAAGTAGACAAGCTGTCTGAAGACGCCTTTGACGACCAGTGTACCGGTGCTAACCCACGTTATCCGCTGATTGCTGAACTCAAGCAAATCATGCTGGATACCTTCTACGGCCGTAAATTCAGCGAAGCGGTTGACGAAGAGGTTTTGGTCGCACCGGTTGCCGCCAAGACGGTAAAGAAGACCAAAAAATAACGGTTCATTGAATTGAGCCAACAAAAAACCGCCGAAAGGCGGTTTTTTTATGCGGCAGAGTCCATTCATCAATCCGCCTTGAGCAATAGCGACAAAACGCGCTACAAGGCTCTCTGTTGCGCGCTGGAGGCTACTCCAATGCCTCTATCGCTTCCTTGTAATGTTTGCGGCAGACGGAGACGTAGCTTTCGTTACCACCAATCACCACCTGTTCACCGGCATGCATCGCCTTCCCGCTCTCATCGAGTCGCAGCACCATATTCGCCTTACGCCCGCAGTGGCAAATGGTTTTCAACTCCACCAATTTGTCTGCCCAGGCCAGCAAATATTGACTGCCAATAAACAGTTCACCCAGGAAGTCGGTACGCAAGCCGTAACACAGCACCGGAATATCCAGCTGATCGACAACATCGCACAATTGCTCGACCTGCTGTTTCGTCAGGAACTGACTTTCATCCAGCAGAACGCAGTGTACAGGCTGCTGCTGATGTTCCTGCGCAATCATCGCAAAGAGCATCGAGTCATTATTATACAGCTGTGCCTGGGAAGACAGGCCGATCCGCGAGCTCACCTTACCCACGCCAAAACGGTGATCTATTTCAGCGGTAAACACCAGTGTACGCATACCACGTTCTTGATAATTATATGAAGATTGCAACAGCGCGGTAGATTTCCCTGCATTCATAGCAGAGTAATAAAAATAAAGTTGAGCCATGGGCCCGCTACTCCAATGGTATAAGAAATATTCAGCGGTTGATTCAGCAGCCAAGTGTACCATAAGGCGACAACCGGCTTACACCACCGGATTAATCAATATCCTGCCCAGACGAATACCAGACTTTCAAATGAAACATTCCGTTCTGCTCACATAGGGCTTTAACATCTATTTACAGGATGGTTTCTGCCTGTCATCACATTTAATTACTACTAATGATTAGCGCCCGGCATTAATGGTTATGCCAATGCTGTGACACGCCCCTGCAACAGAGGCCGGTGCGTAAGATTAAATCTATTAACCCCACCGGGCGTTGCGCCTGAGTATTTAATGACATAAAACAGCCCAGGGTACAGTTCTTGACGATATCTTTACTCATATACCCCTATTGTTTACAGTGTTGGCAGACTAAAACACGTGATTTAACCCACAGAATTCAGAGTAATATTGATATAAAACACAATTATAACTTAGTCATGAATGCCTTTGTGGCGCAGCAAACATACCGTGGCTGTAGAAAATTTGACTTAAAAATGGAGGTTGTAATACTTATCTCCCCTGCCTATATTAGCCCGAGAGTTCTGATTAGGTCTTTTAAAAGGTAAATTTGAGCGTTCCTTTCAATTTGGCTATTGCAGAAAAGAAAAGAGCACTCTATTATTATCCAGACGCCCCCCACCAATATAATTTGAGACTAGGACAATGAGCGAAGCATTAAAGATTTTGAACAACATCCGTACTCTCCGCGCTCAGGCAAGAGAATGCAGCCTGGAAACGCTGGAAGAGATGCTTGAAAAACTGGAAGTTGTTGTGAACGAACGTCGCGAAGAAGACAGCCAGGCTCAAGCAGAAGTTGAAGAACGCACCCGTAAACTGCAGCAATATCGTGAAATGCTGATTGCTGACGGTATTGATCCAAATGAACTGCTGCAAACTATGGCTGCAACTAAAGCCGCTGGTAAAGCTAAACGTGCAGCACGTCCGGCTAAATACCAATATAAAGATGAAAACGGTGAACTGAAAACCTGGACTGGCCAGGGCCGTACTCCAGCAGTGATTAAGAAAGCTATCGAAGAGCAAGGTAAATCTCTGGACGATTTCCTGCTGTAATAGCATTCCAGTTACATGTTAAAAAGGCTCCCAAGGGAGCCTTTTTGTTATGCTTATTTTCACGCTGCTTAGAACCTTCGTTCGGCTTTGCGTAATTATCCTAATGGGCGGCTTCGTTAATCCGCTATCTAACGGCTGAGTCCCTACGGTTTTCCAAAGCATAAAAAAGGGGCCTGAGCCCCTTATTGCATTAACGCACTGCTCAATTACTGAGCTTTATAAAATGATTTATACCATTCAACAAAGCGTTTCACGCCTTCTTCAACGCTGGTTTCCGGCTTGAATCCAATCACGCGATAGAGCTCTGCGGTATCGGCACTGGTATCTAACACGTCGCCAGGTTGCATAGGCAGCATATTTTTACGCGCTTCGATCCCCAACGCCTGTTCCAGCGCACTGATATATTTCATCAGCTTCACCGGGCTGCTGTTGCCGATATTATAGACATGGTATGGGGCAGAACTGGTCGCCGGCGATCCCTGCTCTACCGTCCAGTCAGCATTTGGCTGAGGAATAACCGCCTGCAAGCGGACAATAGCCTCGGCAATATCGTCGATGTAGGTAAAGTCACGGTGCATCTCGCCGTGGTTATATACATCAATACTGTCACCCGCCAATATGGCCTTGGTGAATTTGAACAGCGCCATATCTGGACGCCCCCACGGGCCATAGACGGTAAAGAAACGCAGGCCGGTGGTTGGGAGACCATATAGGTGAGAGTAGCTGTGCGACATCAACTCATTGGCTTTCTTGGTTGCCGCATACAATGATATCGGGTGGTCGACCGAATCTTCAGTCGCAAATGGCAGCTTTCGATTCAGACCATATACCGAGCTGGAAGAAGCATATAACAGATGCTCGACTTTATTGTGTCGGCAGCCTTCCAGCACGTTTAAATGCCCAATAAGATTCGAGTCCGCATACGCCAGAGGATTTTCCAGCGAATAACGCACCCCGGCCTGCGCACCCAGATGGATTACCCGCTGAAACTGGTGCTCGGCGAACAGCTGCGCCATCCCTTCTCGATCGGCCAAATCCAGCTTAATAAACCGGAAGGCAGGCTTATCCGCCAGCAGATCAAGACGGGCCATTTTCAGACCCACATCATAATAATCATTCAGGTTGTCGATACCGACAACCTGATGACCTGCGGCCAACAAACGCTCAGCAGTATGATAACCAATAAAGCCTGCCGCGCCTGTAACCAGGAATTTCATAGTCAACCCTTAAATAACCGGCTGAATGGACGCACCGCGACCAATCGCATAATAAGTAAAGCCTCGGCTTTCCAGACGCTCTGGATCAAACAGGTTGCGGCCATCAAAGATCACTGGCTGCTTCAGCGCACCCTTAATCACATCGAAATCCGGCGCACGGAAGTTCTGCCACTCGGTACAGATAACCAAAGCATCAGCGCCATGCAACGCCGCTTCTTTGGTCCCTACCAGCTTCAGGTCATCACGTTGGCCGTAGATACGTTGCACTTCATTCATTGCTTCAGGATCGTAAGCCTGAACGATAGCGCCCGCTTCCCACAACTGCTCCATCAACACACGGCTGGAGGCTTCGCGCATATCGTCGGTGTTCGGTTTGAATGCCAAGCCCCATAACGCAAAGGTTTTGCCTTTCAGGTCTTCACCGAAATGATGTTTGATAAATTTGGTCAGCTTATACTTCTGCTGATAGTTGACCTGCTCTACGGCCTGCAACAGTTTTGGCTGGTAACCAATATGTTCCGCAGTACGGATCAGCGCCTGAACGTCTTTCGGGAAGCAGGAGCCGCCGTAACCGCAGCCTGGATAGATAAAGTGATAACCGATACGGGAATCTGAACCGATACCCTGGCGCACTTTCTCAATATCTGCCCCCAGCATTTCGGCCAGGTTAGACATTTCGTTCATAAAGCTGATTTTGGTCGCCAGCATGCAGTTGGCGGCATATTTGGTCAACTCGGCACTGCGAATATCCATCATGATCATGCGATCGTGATTGCGGTTAAACGGTTCGTACAGTTCACGGATTGGTTCGATCACATCTTTGTTATCGGTACCGATAACGATGCGCTCAGGACGCATGCAGTCTGCTACCGCCGCCCCTTCCTTCAAAAATTCCGGATTGGAAACCACATCGAAAGGCACTTTGCTGCCACGTTTTTGCAGGGTTTCTTCCATCACCTGGCGGACTTTATCTGCAGTACCGACCGGCACGGTAGATTTGTCGATCACCACTTTGTGTTCGGTCATGTGTTCCGCGATGGTACGCGCAACGGCAGTCACATATTTCAGGTCGGCAGAACCGTCTTCATCCGGCGGCGTCCCCACCGCGATAAACTGAATGGTACCATGCGCCACCCCAGCTTTAGCATCGGTGGTAAAATGCAGGCGGCCGGCTTCATAGTTCTGCTGAACCAACGGCGTTAAGCCAGGCTCAAAA contains:
- a CDS encoding YchE family NAAT transporter encodes the protein MGQSLLDFSGYIKFFVGLFALVNPVGILPVFISMTSYQAAAGRNKTNLTANLSVAIILWTSLFLGEGILRMFGISIDSFRIAGGILVVTIAMSMISGKLGEDKQNKQEKSESAIRESIGVVPLALPLMAGPGAISSTIVWSSRYHSWQNLLGFTLAIALFAFCCWLLFRAAPLLVRLLGQTGINVITRIMGLLLMALGIEFIVTGIKAIFPGLL
- a CDS encoding thymidine kinase, with the protein product MAQLYFYYSAMNAGKSTALLQSSYNYQERGMRTLVFTAEIDHRFGVGKVSSRIGLSSQAQLYNNDSMLFAMIAQEHQQQPVHCVLLDESQFLTKQQVEQLCDVVDQLDIPVLCYGLRTDFLGELFIGSQYLLAWADKLVELKTICHCGRKANMVLRLDESGKAMHAGEQVVIGGNESYVSVCRKHYKEAIEALE
- a CDS encoding UDP-glucose dehydrogenase family protein; translated protein: MKVTVFGIGYVGLVQAAVLAEVGHDVMCIDIDERKVENLKKGNIPIFEPGLTPLVQQNYEAGRLHFTTDAKAGVAHGTIQFIAVGTPPDEDGSADLKYVTAVARTIAEHMTEHKVVIDKSTVPVGTADKVRQVMEETLQKRGSKVPFDVVSNPEFLKEGAAVADCMRPERIVIGTDNKDVIEPIRELYEPFNRNHDRMIMMDIRSAELTKYAANCMLATKISFMNEMSNLAEMLGADIEKVRQGIGSDSRIGYHFIYPGCGYGGSCFPKDVQALIRTAEHIGYQPKLLQAVEQVNYQQKYKLTKFIKHHFGEDLKGKTFALWGLAFKPNTDDMREASSRVLMEQLWEAGAIVQAYDPEAMNEVQRIYGQRDDLKLVGTKEAALHGADALVICTEWQNFRAPDFDVIKGALKQPVIFDGRNLFDPERLESRGFTYYAIGRGASIQPVI
- the hns gene encoding histone-like nucleoid-structuring protein H-NS; its protein translation is MSEALKILNNIRTLRAQARECSLETLEEMLEKLEVVVNERREEDSQAQAEVEERTRKLQQYREMLIADGIDPNELLQTMAATKAAGKAKRAARPAKYQYKDENGELKTWTGQGRTPAVIKKAIEEQGKSLDDFLL
- the adhE gene encoding bifunctional acetaldehyde-CoA/alcohol dehydrogenase — encoded protein: MAVTNVAELNELVARVKKAQREYANFTQEQVDKIFRAAALAAADARIPLAKMAVEESGMGIVEDKVIKNHFASEFIYNAYKDEKTCGILSEDDTFGTITIAEPIGLICGIVPTTNPTSTAIFKALISLKTRNGIIFSPHPRAKNATNKAADIVLQAAIAAGAPKDIVGWIDQPTVELSNQLMHHPDINLILATGGPGMVKAAYSSGKPAIGVGAGNTPVVVDETADIKRVVASILMSKTFDSGVICASEQSVIVVDSIYDAVRERFASHGGYMLQGKELKAVQDIILKNGGLNAAIVGQSAPKIAEMAGIKVPASTKVLIGEVKLVDESEPFAHEKLSPTLAMYRAKDFEDAVSKAEKLVAMGGIGHTSCLYTDQDNQPERVAFFGDKMKTARILINTPASQGGIGDLYNFKLAPSLTLGCGSWGGNSISENVGPKHLINKKTVAKRAENMLWHKLPKSIYFRRGSLPIALEEVATDGAKRAFIVTDRYLFNNGYADQITSVLKSHGIETEVFFEVEADPTLSIVRKGAEQMNSFKPDVIIALGGGSPMDAAKIMWVLYEHPETHFEDLALRFMDIRKRIYKFPKMGVKAKMIAVTTTSGTGSEVTPFAVVTDDVTGQKYPLADYALTPDMAIVDANLVMNMPKSLCAFGGLDAVTHALEAYVSVLANEYSDGQALQALKLLKEYLPASYKEGAKNPVARERVHNAATIAGIAFANAFLGVCHSMAHKLGSEFHIPHGLANAMLISNVIRYNANDNPTKQTAFSQYDRPQARRRYAEIADHLGLSAPGDRTAQKIEKLLTWLDEIKAELGIPASIREAGVLEADFLAKVDKLSEDAFDDQCTGANPRYPLIAELKQIMLDTFYGRKFSEAVDEEVLVAPVAAKTVKKTKK
- a CDS encoding NAD-dependent epimerase yields the protein MKFLVTGAAGFIGYHTAERLLAAGHQVVGIDNLNDYYDVGLKMARLDLLADKPAFRFIKLDLADREGMAQLFAEHQFQRVIHLGAQAGVRYSLENPLAYADSNLIGHLNVLEGCRHNKVEHLLYASSSSVYGLNRKLPFATEDSVDHPISLYAATKKANELMSHSYSHLYGLPTTGLRFFTVYGPWGRPDMALFKFTKAILAGDSIDVYNHGEMHRDFTYIDDIAEAIVRLQAVIPQPNADWTVEQGSPATSSAPYHVYNIGNSSPVKLMKYISALEQALGIEARKNMLPMQPGDVLDTSADTAELYRVIGFKPETSVEEGVKRFVEWYKSFYKAQ